Proteins encoded together in one Chitinophaga sp. LS1 window:
- a CDS encoding IS110 family transposase, which produces MPKKTSKKVANPGFVPMPVVNPNAAGIDIGDTIHAVAVPQDRDQQSVRVFGTMSCDLKEIVDWLEKCGIDTIAMESTGVYWKPLFNYLILYGFDVYLVNAQHVRNVTGRKTDQSDAEWLQQLHSCGLVKSSYLPENEQETLRTLVRHRRTLTEESSRFVLRMQKALELMNIKLHTVISDIVGKSGTAIIEAIIAGERNAANFLPFLDYRIKASHEVIIKSLEGNWRAEQLFTLEENYISYKFFQQRIITCEKAIEAQLQRYAAIQNEGEIPLIETKKEDILSKAKKRSKNAPVFNTRSFLKNILGVDVLAIYGMSDICALEILSETGTDLGKWKNEKHFVSWLNLCPNTKKSGGKIISSKLMKKKPNSASQAFRMAANGVQRSDHWLGDYFRRMKAKGGNKYAIVATANKIATIYYKMVTNKVEFNPLDLQQYQEQRKNAKIAYLERKLESLKKHVA; this is translated from the coding sequence ATGCCCAAAAAAACATCTAAAAAAGTAGCAAATCCAGGCTTTGTACCAATGCCTGTAGTTAATCCGAATGCCGCAGGAATTGACATTGGGGATACCATCCATGCAGTGGCAGTTCCCCAAGATCGAGATCAACAGTCTGTTCGAGTCTTTGGAACGATGAGTTGTGATCTAAAGGAAATAGTTGATTGGTTGGAAAAATGTGGCATAGATACCATAGCGATGGAAAGCACAGGGGTTTACTGGAAACCTTTATTCAACTATTTGATTCTGTATGGGTTTGATGTTTATTTGGTCAATGCACAGCATGTACGCAATGTCACGGGTAGAAAAACGGATCAGAGTGACGCGGAATGGCTACAACAACTGCATAGTTGCGGATTAGTAAAAAGTAGCTATTTGCCGGAAAATGAGCAGGAAACATTGCGAACATTGGTTCGTCACAGGAGAACCCTTACCGAGGAAAGTAGCCGGTTTGTATTGCGGATGCAAAAGGCACTGGAGTTGATGAATATTAAATTGCATACAGTGATCAGCGATATAGTGGGTAAATCTGGTACAGCCATCATCGAAGCTATCATTGCCGGAGAAAGAAATGCTGCGAATTTTTTGCCATTTCTTGATTATCGCATAAAAGCTAGTCATGAAGTTATAATAAAATCATTAGAAGGCAACTGGCGCGCGGAGCAGTTGTTCACATTGGAAGAGAATTATATCAGTTACAAATTCTTTCAGCAACGAATTATAACATGCGAGAAAGCAATAGAAGCACAATTACAGAGGTATGCAGCTATACAAAATGAAGGAGAGATCCCTTTGATAGAAACAAAGAAAGAAGATATTCTGTCCAAAGCAAAAAAGAGGAGTAAAAACGCTCCTGTATTTAATACCAGATCATTTTTGAAAAATATTCTTGGGGTCGATGTTCTTGCTATTTATGGAATGAGTGACATCTGTGCGTTGGAAATACTGTCAGAAACAGGAACTGACTTGGGTAAATGGAAAAACGAAAAACATTTTGTGTCCTGGTTGAATTTATGCCCCAATACTAAAAAATCGGGCGGAAAAATAATCAGCAGTAAGTTGATGAAAAAGAAGCCTAATTCCGCCAGCCAGGCATTCCGGATGGCAGCTAACGGGGTTCAGCGAAGTGATCACTGGCTGGGAGACTATTTTAGACGGATGAAGGCGAAAGGAGGAAACAAGTATGCTATTGTAGCAACCGCCAATAAAATAGCAACTATTTACTATAAAATGGTTACAAATAAGGTAGAGTTCAATCCTTTAGATTTGCAACAATATCAGGAACAGCGGAAAAATGCCAAAATCGCTTACTTGGAAAGAAAGCTGGAATCACTAAAAAAACATGTCGCTTAG
- a CDS encoding reverse transcriptase N-terminal domain-containing protein, with amino-acid sequence MTVLPNMDAVPTHAANWDSIDWNLAHRVVMRLQVRIAKATREGRWRKVKALQWLLTHSYAAKILAIKKVTTNRGKRTPGVDGVLLKTPEDKAAIVNSLKRAGYQPSPLRRIYISKANGKLRPLGIPVMSDRCMQALHTIALLPMAETKADWNSYGFRPERCTADAIESLFNYLSRKNAPQWVLEGDIKGCFDNISHEWMLKNICCDTKVLQKWLQAGYMEQATLFPTERGTPQGGIGALRSVYK; translated from the coding sequence ATGACTGTATTACCAAATATGGATGCGGTTCCCACACACGCAGCAAACTGGGATTCCATTGACTGGAACCTGGCTCATCGTGTGGTAATGAGGCTACAAGTCCGTATCGCTAAGGCAACACGCGAAGGTCGCTGGCGCAAGGTAAAAGCCCTGCAATGGTTACTAACGCATTCTTACGCTGCCAAAATACTGGCAATTAAGAAAGTTACTACAAACCGTGGTAAAAGAACACCCGGAGTGGATGGGGTACTCCTAAAAACTCCAGAAGACAAAGCCGCCATAGTTAACTCGCTAAAACGCGCGGGATATCAACCGTCTCCTTTAAGGCGGATTTATATTTCCAAGGCTAACGGAAAACTTCGACCGCTTGGTATACCAGTAATGAGTGATCGATGTATGCAAGCACTGCATACTATTGCACTTTTACCAATGGCGGAAACAAAAGCAGATTGGAACAGCTACGGGTTCAGACCCGAACGTTGTACTGCAGATGCTATTGAATCTTTATTCAATTACCTCTCCAGAAAGAATGCCCCACAATGGGTATTGGAAGGCGATATTAAAGGTTGTTTTGACAACATTAGCCACGAATGGATGTTGAAAAATATCTGTTGTGATACGAAAGTATTACAGAAATGGTTGCAAGCGGGTTACATGGAACAGGCTACGTTATTCCCCACAGAAAGAGGTACTCCCCAAGGAGGAATCGGTGCGCTGCGAAGCGTGTACAAGTAA
- a CDS encoding site-specific integrase has product MLLPIKLICPKNKVRKDGTCIIFIQYCGTGDKKTLLNTEIAIPPKYWNRKYLRIAPDLPEVFGLTAEINQRLADMLRKANDIISHAVKKKIQDVPAFVKKTFHPDFDVVTLELKAQQAAALNPKTNLDLLFQIDDHIKSKKDKVSHGMLNVYKNMKDHLTAFQEYRKTPITFDCFDYNLYESLVNYLTYEYIQRRRSEEINGVRVKIKGIKTSTIGKTIKQLRIFLRDRMRRKIIAPIDLTDFKILDEEADAVYLTWAEIARIYQMDLTDFPHLVKYRDLFVLGCLTGLRFSDFSSIRPEDIRKQCLYKKQVKSDHWVVIPLRDAAEEILIRRFNREIPIVSNPKFNLYIKDVVKLAGISEVVKFSHKKGNKDIIEIKPKYAWVTSHTCRRSFCTNEFLAGTPVELIMKISGHKSLRDFYKYIRITPEEASRKIREIWEKRGDIGISAPGLQGAD; this is encoded by the coding sequence ATGTTGTTACCAATCAAACTAATCTGCCCAAAAAACAAGGTGCGCAAAGATGGCACTTGTATTATTTTTATCCAATACTGTGGAACAGGGGATAAAAAGACACTCCTAAATACAGAAATAGCTATTCCACCCAAATACTGGAACCGCAAATATCTGCGTATTGCTCCCGATCTCCCCGAAGTTTTCGGCCTTACCGCCGAAATAAACCAACGACTGGCTGACATGTTGCGAAAGGCAAACGATATTATCTCCCATGCGGTGAAAAAGAAAATACAGGATGTCCCTGCATTCGTAAAGAAAACCTTTCACCCGGATTTTGATGTGGTAACACTAGAACTGAAGGCCCAACAAGCCGCAGCTCTTAACCCGAAAACCAACCTTGATCTGCTTTTCCAGATTGATGACCACATCAAAAGCAAGAAAGACAAGGTTTCCCATGGAATGCTGAATGTTTACAAGAACATGAAAGACCACCTTACAGCCTTTCAGGAATACAGGAAAACGCCTATCACATTTGATTGTTTTGATTACAATTTATATGAAAGTCTTGTTAATTACCTTACCTACGAATATATACAGCGCCGTAGGTCGGAAGAAATAAACGGGGTAAGAGTAAAGATAAAAGGGATAAAAACCTCTACGATAGGAAAAACAATCAAACAGTTGCGTATATTCCTGCGAGATAGGATGCGGCGCAAAATCATTGCTCCTATTGACTTGACCGATTTTAAAATATTAGACGAAGAAGCAGACGCAGTATATCTGACATGGGCAGAAATTGCCCGGATATATCAAATGGATTTAACCGACTTTCCGCACCTGGTTAAATACCGTGATCTCTTCGTACTAGGCTGCCTTACCGGGCTGCGCTTCTCCGACTTTTCCTCCATTCGTCCAGAAGATATACGAAAACAATGCCTTTACAAGAAACAGGTAAAATCAGATCATTGGGTAGTTATCCCACTAAGGGATGCAGCCGAAGAAATATTAATCAGGCGCTTTAACCGGGAAATCCCTATTGTAAGCAATCCCAAATTTAACCTGTACATCAAGGATGTCGTAAAGTTGGCGGGTATCAGCGAAGTTGTTAAATTCTCCCATAAAAAGGGCAATAAGGATATCATAGAAATAAAACCCAAATATGCGTGGGTTACTTCCCATACATGCCGCCGCTCCTTCTGCACCAATGAGTTTTTAGCGGGAACACCCGTAGAGTTGATTATGAAGATTAGCGGCCATAAAAGCCTCCGCGACTTCTACAAGTACATCAGGATTACCCCGGAAGAAGCAAGCCGGAAAATCCGTGAAATATGGGAGAAAAGAGGGGATATTGGCATATCTGCTCCTGGCCTGCAAGGTGCGGATTAG
- a CDS encoding reverse transcriptase domain-containing protein, whose amino-acid sequence MKEVLTVEKQRNGLTIIKKEMREYINYLRLLGAAHTARPISVGNLYRKEMINYGHWVFVVVVTDYSLPTVEDKLLQTAVSKVLTPIYEDLFYQHSYGFRTGKSQHQALEKLSGEFSVNRMRYIIDADMQNYFG is encoded by the coding sequence ATGAAAGAAGTTTTAACAGTAGAGAAGCAGAGAAATGGATTGACTATAATAAAAAAAGAAATGAGAGAATACATCAACTACTTAAGGCTTTTAGGAGCGGCACATACCGCGCGCCCAATATCCGTCGGGAATTTATACCGAAAGGAGATGATAAACTACGGCCACTGGGTCTTTGTAGTTGTTGTTACCGATTACAGTCTTCCTACAGTGGAAGATAAGCTGCTGCAGACAGCGGTATCGAAAGTTCTAACTCCAATATATGAGGACTTATTCTATCAGCATTCGTATGGGTTTAGAACGGGTAAATCACAACACCAGGCATTGGAAAAACTGTCAGGAGAATTTAGTGTGAACAGGATGCGCTACATTATAGACGCAGACATGCAAAACTACTTTGGGTGA